From Mycobacterium lacus, one genomic window encodes:
- a CDS encoding TatD family hydrolase, with protein MRIFDPHIHMTSRTTDDYENMYAAGVRAIVEPAFWLGQPRTDAASFIDYFDSLIGWERYRASQFGIAHNCTIALNPKEANDSRCRPVLEQIPRYLSKSGVVAVGEIGYDSMTSDETAVFETQLEMAAKRGMPALVHTPHRDKLGGTLASIEVVKRVGIDPALVLLDHLNEVTIEPALESGCWAGFSIYPDTKMDEGRMVALMQRYGLERIIVNSAADWGRSDPLKTAKTAQAMLAASFTEDDVDRVMWRNPVEFYGQSGQLRLLSDDQDAAFAGNTINRGERP; from the coding sequence GTGAGGATATTTGACCCACACATTCACATGACCTCTCGTACCACCGATGACTACGAGAACATGTACGCGGCGGGTGTGCGGGCAATCGTGGAACCGGCGTTCTGGCTCGGACAGCCCCGCACCGACGCGGCGTCGTTTATCGACTACTTCGACAGCCTCATCGGCTGGGAACGATATCGCGCGTCACAGTTCGGCATCGCGCACAATTGCACCATCGCACTAAATCCGAAGGAAGCCAATGATAGTCGTTGCCGCCCGGTGCTCGAGCAGATACCGCGCTACCTCTCTAAGAGCGGTGTGGTCGCCGTCGGCGAGATCGGCTACGACTCGATGACATCCGACGAAACCGCGGTGTTCGAGACGCAGTTGGAGATGGCAGCCAAGCGTGGGATGCCCGCCCTGGTTCACACGCCCCATCGCGACAAGCTCGGCGGAACGCTGGCCAGCATCGAGGTGGTCAAGCGGGTAGGAATCGATCCGGCTCTGGTACTGCTGGACCACCTGAACGAGGTGACCATAGAGCCCGCACTGGAAAGTGGTTGCTGGGCAGGCTTTTCGATCTACCCGGACACCAAGATGGACGAGGGACGCATGGTCGCCTTGATGCAGCGCTACGGCCTCGAGCGGATAATCGTCAACTCGGCCGCCGATTGGGGTCGATCGGATCCGCTCAAGACGGCCAAGACCGCACAGGCAATGCTGGCGGCCTCGTTCACCGAAGACGACGTCGATCGGGTGATGTGGCGCAATCCGGTCGAGTTCTACGGCCAAAGCGGACAGCTTCGCCTGCTCAGCGATGATCAGGACGCGGCGTTCGCGGGTAACACGATCAACCGCGGGGAAAGACCTTGA
- the eboE gene encoding metabolite traffic protein EboE produces MLSYCSNVVAADNLDVLERHVLSVFAPARERAGLERLGIGLWLPGRTVGQLTGDRRARGRLAGMLADNGLAVVTMNAFPYGAFHGELVKHAVYQPDWTTPERLEYTKGCAEVLGSLMADASHGTISTLPLGWADPWDDEVNVKACHNLCRLGDVLRRIEDESGHRIRLAVEPEPGCVIGSCRDAMGWFARAVGENDVDPRYIALCLDTCHLAVMYETPADVVAGLAESGVEVVKIQASNAIEIHDLAAAGVAEAFAEFADSPYLHQVNGVDADGHEWFRDDLSLDDPSTPRSGSARVHYHVPLHARPPAPLDNTAHVLAEVMGLLRDGTIAGPVDVEIETYTWNVLPPSLRMGSLAEDIAAEIRWLDELVCVRDPA; encoded by the coding sequence ATGTTGTCGTACTGCAGCAACGTCGTTGCCGCCGACAATCTGGACGTGCTGGAGCGCCACGTGCTGTCGGTCTTCGCTCCGGCGCGCGAACGCGCCGGGCTCGAGCGACTCGGAATCGGGCTGTGGTTGCCGGGTCGCACCGTGGGTCAGCTGACCGGCGATCGGCGAGCCCGCGGCCGACTGGCCGGGATGCTGGCGGACAACGGGCTCGCGGTGGTGACCATGAACGCGTTTCCTTACGGAGCCTTCCACGGTGAGCTGGTGAAGCACGCTGTCTACCAACCGGATTGGACAACGCCGGAGCGACTGGAATACACGAAAGGGTGCGCCGAGGTTCTCGGCTCGCTGATGGCCGACGCCTCGCACGGCACGATCTCGACGCTACCGCTGGGCTGGGCCGATCCGTGGGACGACGAGGTCAACGTCAAGGCATGCCACAACCTGTGCAGGCTGGGCGATGTTCTGCGCCGCATCGAGGACGAGTCGGGGCATCGGATCAGGCTGGCCGTCGAGCCTGAACCCGGCTGCGTTATCGGATCCTGTCGCGACGCAATGGGGTGGTTCGCGCGGGCGGTCGGCGAGAATGACGTGGATCCGCGCTATATCGCTCTGTGCCTGGATACCTGTCATCTGGCGGTGATGTACGAGACCCCTGCCGACGTCGTGGCCGGGCTGGCCGAGAGCGGGGTCGAGGTGGTCAAGATACAGGCCTCCAACGCTATTGAGATCCATGACCTTGCCGCCGCGGGTGTCGCCGAAGCGTTCGCCGAGTTCGCCGACTCCCCCTACCTGCATCAGGTCAACGGTGTCGACGCGGACGGTCACGAGTGGTTCCGAGACGATCTATCCCTGGACGACCCGTCCACACCCAGGTCGGGCAGCGCACGGGTGCACTACCACGTGCCGCTGCACGCCCGGCCGCCCGCCCCGTTGGACAACACCGCGCACGTCCTCGCCGAAGTCATGGGTCTGCTGCGCGACGGGACGATCGCGGGCCCGGTCGATGTCGAAATCGAAACCTACACCTGGAATGTCCTGCCGCCGTCGCTGCGCATGGGCAGCCTGGCCGAGGACATCGCGGCCGAGATTCGCTGGCTCGACGAACTCGTATGTGTGCGGGATCCGGCATGA
- a CDS encoding nucleotide pyrophosphatase/phosphodiesterase family protein encodes MPNLSALAAQGAMRPLAPVFPAVTCSVQSSMVTGLMPNRHGIVGNGWYFRDLGEVLLWRQSNKLVAGEKVWETAAGRFDGYTSANVGWWYAMNASNDVIVTPRPVYHQDGRKSPDCYVVPSALHDILTDKLGTFPLFQYWGPTASITSSRWLVEASIEIIRRYSPTLLTTYIPHLDYDLQRYGPDAPQAITAAGAVDRALAPLLGLAAQQGTTVIVVSEYGIAGANLPVNINRELRREGYLNVYTQQGREYLDPWTSRAFAVADHQAAHIYVRDDSDLARVANLVRGLDGVDEVLDRKKQQTLAIDHPRSGELVAIAEPGAWFTYYYWLDDDRAPEFAPCVDIHRKPGYDPAELLMNPDDRAVKAKVAAALVKKALGLRYTMGVIALNGASVGGTHGRLPDSEADTPLVITSSPDLLSDSSAPMPVTAVRDLVLDAHAPRR; translated from the coding sequence ATGCCGAATCTTTCGGCGCTCGCTGCGCAAGGCGCCATGAGGCCGCTTGCCCCCGTATTTCCGGCGGTTACGTGTTCGGTGCAGTCGTCGATGGTGACCGGCCTGATGCCCAACCGGCACGGAATCGTCGGCAACGGTTGGTATTTCCGTGACCTCGGGGAAGTGCTGCTGTGGCGCCAGAGCAACAAGCTGGTGGCGGGCGAGAAGGTGTGGGAGACGGCCGCCGGTCGGTTCGACGGATACACGTCGGCGAACGTCGGATGGTGGTACGCGATGAACGCGAGCAACGACGTGATCGTCACGCCGCGGCCGGTGTATCACCAAGATGGACGCAAATCGCCGGACTGCTACGTCGTCCCATCGGCTCTGCATGACATCTTGACCGACAAACTGGGCACGTTTCCGTTGTTCCAGTACTGGGGGCCAACCGCGTCGATCACGTCGTCGCGCTGGCTCGTCGAGGCGTCGATAGAGATAATCCGACGCTATTCGCCCACGCTGCTCACCACGTACATCCCGCACCTGGACTACGACCTTCAGCGCTATGGCCCGGATGCGCCGCAGGCGATCACGGCGGCCGGAGCCGTGGACCGGGCGCTGGCTCCCTTGCTCGGCTTGGCCGCGCAGCAGGGAACAACGGTCATCGTCGTCTCCGAGTACGGGATAGCGGGGGCGAACCTTCCGGTGAACATCAACCGCGAACTGCGCCGCGAAGGCTACCTGAACGTCTACACCCAGCAGGGCCGGGAGTACCTGGACCCGTGGACATCTCGAGCGTTCGCCGTCGCCGACCATCAAGCAGCCCACATCTACGTGCGCGACGACTCGGATCTCGCCCGGGTCGCCAACCTGGTTCGCGGCCTGGACGGTGTCGACGAGGTGCTCGACCGGAAGAAGCAGCAAACGCTGGCCATCGATCACCCGCGATCCGGAGAGTTGGTGGCGATCGCCGAGCCGGGCGCCTGGTTCACCTACTACTACTGGCTCGACGACGACCGCGCCCCGGAGTTCGCGCCGTGCGTAGACATCCACCGCAAGCCCGGGTATGACCCCGCCGAATTGCTGATGAACCCCGACGATCGGGCGGTCAAAGCCAAAGTCGCTGCGGCCCTGGTAAAGAAGGCGCTGGGTCTGCGGTACACCATGGGGGTCATCGCCCTCAACGGCGCGTCCGTCGGGGGGACACACGGGCGACTGCCGGACTCTGAGGCCGACACCCCGCTCGTCATCACGTCGTCGCCGGACCTGTTGTCCGACTCGTCGGCGCCCATGCCCGTCACCGCCGTGCGCGATCTTGTCCTCGATGCGCACGCGCCTCGAAGATAG